The genomic window TTCCCGTCGCGATATGTAGCCGCTTGGTGCGCGCCGCCGCGTATGCGCCCACCACGGGAATCGACGGGCACACGCTGTAATCGTTGAAGTGATGCTCGGTGATCCAAACCGCCTGGTAACCGCGCTGCGATCCATGATCTCGATTCGCTCGACTGTACGCTCGTAGACCTTCGCCAGCGTCGAGCGCCGATCTGGCCAACTGAAAAACTGCAGCACTTCAAATTTCATAAATACTGAAGTCCGCTATTTCAGTGCTGAGAAAGCCGTCGGCATCAGGATGCTGTTGGTTATGGAGGCGACGATAGGACCGTCTACTTCGCTTTTGGCTCGCGCCTCGATCCATTCTGGATCAGCGGCGAAAGCAGCAAACCTCTTGTCGCGATCGGACAGCGATTCCCATTGCAGCATGTAAACCAGGTCCGAGCTCGACTCTCCGATCGCGACCGTCCAGAAGCCGATTTGTTTGATTCCGTGCTTCTCGAACAGCCGGCACGTGACATCGTTGAAGCGTTTGATGATCGCAGGCAGGCGTCCGGGCACGCAGTGATAGACCCGAAGTTCGTAAACCATTGCGCATCTCCTTGCTGTTCTTTTCGCTCTTCGATTCCGATTGGGCAAGAGCGACTAGATAAGTGGAACCGACTGACCTTCGACCCCAAGCAGCATCGCGCCCGCCATCTCGAGCGTTTTGCGTTGCTCAGCACGATGTGCTGGCAGAAGGTCTCTGCGTCGCGCAACGCTCGATCGAGCGGAGTCCGCTCGGAATAGATCGAGGTTGAGCCGAGCAGCTCGTAGAGCATTCTTATGATATCGCGCGAGGCTCGC from Candidatus Binataceae bacterium includes these protein-coding regions:
- a CDS encoding LLM class flavin-dependent oxidoreductase, with amino-acid sequence MARSALDAGEGLRAYSRANRDHGSQRGYQAVWITEHHFNDYSVCPSIPVVGAYAAARTKRLHIATGMTLAAFYHPLRLAEEIALLDILSGGRVYWGAGRGFD
- a CDS encoding NIPSNAP family protein — encoded protein: MVYELRVYHCVPGRLPAIIKRFNDVTCRLFEKHGIKQIGFWTVAIGESSSDLVYMLQWESLSDRDKRFAAFAADPEWIEARAKSEVDGPIVASITNSILMPTAFSALK